TTTAATTAGGTGATAAATATGAGAAAATTAACAAAAGTTGTTAATATAGGCAAAGTAAAAATAGGGGGAAACAATTCTATTGCAGTTCAATCTATGACAAATACAGATACAAGAGATATAAAAAAAACCATTGAACAAATTGCTAAGCTTCAAAATGCCGGTTGTGACATTATAAGGGTTGCAATTCCGGACATTGATGCTGCAAATGCCTTGAAGGAAATAAAAAAAAAGGTAAATATACCCATTGTTGCTGATATTCATTTTAATTATAAATTAGCAATAGAGGCAATAAATAATGGCGCTGATAAAATAAGGATAAATCCCGGTAATATTGGTGGAACAGATAAAATTAAAATTGTAGTTGATGCAGCCAAAGGCAAGAATATTCCAATAAGAGTAGGTGTTAACTCAGGCTCATTAGAGAAGGATATGCTTTTCAAGTATGGCGGTTTAACAAAAGAAGCAATTGTTGAAAGCGCGTTAAAAAATGTCTCACTTTTGGAAAAGTTTGGTTTTTATGATATTGTTATATCTATAAAAACTTCAAATGTTCCTTTGACGATAGATTCCTATAATTTTATATCAGAAAAAGTCAATTATCCATTACATCTTGGAATAACTGAGGCAGGTACATTATTTTCAGGTACAATAAAATCCTCCATT
This is a stretch of genomic DNA from Aceticella autotrophica. It encodes these proteins:
- the ispG gene encoding flavodoxin-dependent (E)-4-hydroxy-3-methylbut-2-enyl-diphosphate synthase, coding for MRKLTKVVNIGKVKIGGNNSIAVQSMTNTDTRDIKKTIEQIAKLQNAGCDIIRVAIPDIDAANALKEIKKKVNIPIVADIHFNYKLAIEAINNGADKIRINPGNIGGTDKIKIVVDAAKGKNIPIRVGVNSGSLEKDMLFKYGGLTKEAIVESALKNVSLLEKFGFYDIVISIKTSNVPLTIDSYNFISEKVNYPLHLGITEAGTLFSGTIKSSIGIGTLLYMGIGDTIRVSLTGDPVDEVKVGRQILKSLGLLNEGVEIISCPTCGRTKINLINLVKEVEERTKNIKKHIKIAVMGCAVNGPGEAKEADIGIAGGIGEGLIFKHGQIYKKVPEEFLLDEFIKEIQSLLEEDHK